A genomic segment from uncultured Marinifilum sp. encodes:
- a CDS encoding DUF5723 family protein gives MIKLLSKISVTVFLLIFLYSSASSQKLNNTLYLMQNVPQSNQLNPAIRPDCKVFVGFPALSSIYFNYSNSSFAYKDVITDGTGIQSDSLVVDVNSFHDALKTTNFVSQQTELTLFALGIKAKDYYFTLDIIEKEDARFSFDKEMISFLKDGNYNYRGKTSNWGGLGVDASYYHEIALGVSKKINDKWTVGVKGKMLFGVANMHMEESDMSVFTSASGDQIILNSQHRLRVSVPINQISYDSDGYVDDINFNSDDYDADFFLNTQNKGFAIDLGMTYQMDEKTRLYASILDMGAISWKSDGYEFVQDGQFTYDGTDWSQSGNSNDPNYEEIEDVFEDLSDDIADEFRVSDLSGSYSVALPTKIYLGGTHQISEKVNLGALTRTEIFNGKVQSSLSLSANARFFKNLSTSLSYTATNNSYNNIGFGLAAKAGPVQFYAISDNVMAAIKPNSAQVANFRFGINFLFGCKDKTVLRNSCSFEDELKKERKRKKRPLKK, from the coding sequence ATGATAAAATTACTTTCAAAAATATCCGTTACAGTATTTCTACTGATATTCCTATACTCTTCAGCTTCTTCTCAGAAACTAAATAATACTTTGTATTTAATGCAAAATGTTCCTCAGTCGAACCAATTAAATCCGGCAATTCGCCCCGATTGTAAAGTTTTTGTGGGATTTCCCGCTCTAAGTTCCATCTATTTTAATTATAGCAATAGTAGCTTTGCCTATAAGGATGTAATTACCGATGGAACTGGAATTCAATCGGATTCGCTGGTTGTAGATGTTAACAGTTTTCACGATGCCCTAAAAACCACCAACTTTGTATCTCAGCAAACTGAACTAACTCTCTTCGCCTTGGGCATTAAGGCTAAAGATTACTATTTCACTCTCGATATTATCGAAAAAGAAGATGCCCGTTTTAGTTTCGACAAGGAGATGATTTCATTTTTAAAAGATGGTAATTACAATTACCGAGGAAAAACCTCCAATTGGGGTGGACTTGGAGTTGATGCATCTTATTATCATGAAATTGCCCTGGGAGTTTCAAAAAAAATTAACGACAAATGGACTGTTGGTGTAAAAGGAAAAATGCTGTTTGGAGTAGCCAATATGCACATGGAGGAATCGGATATGTCGGTGTTCACATCGGCTTCGGGCGACCAAATTATTCTTAATTCGCAGCATCGCTTAAGAGTATCTGTTCCAATTAATCAAATTAGTTACGACAGCGATGGATATGTCGATGACATTAACTTTAACAGCGACGATTACGATGCCGATTTTTTCCTGAATACCCAAAATAAAGGATTTGCCATAGATTTAGGTATGACATATCAAATGGATGAGAAAACAAGATTGTATGCCAGTATTCTGGATATGGGAGCCATTAGCTGGAAATCGGATGGTTATGAATTTGTTCAGGATGGTCAATTTACCTACGATGGTACAGATTGGTCGCAATCGGGAAACTCTAACGATCCTAATTATGAAGAAATTGAAGATGTATTCGAAGATCTTTCCGACGATATTGCAGATGAATTCAGAGTTAGCGACTTATCTGGATCGTATTCTGTTGCACTTCCAACAAAAATTTATTTGGGCGGAACACATCAAATTTCAGAGAAAGTTAACTTAGGCGCCTTAACCCGAACCGAAATATTTAATGGAAAAGTACAATCTTCCTTAAGTTTATCGGCTAACGCACGATTTTTTAAAAATCTAAGCACCAGCTTAAGCTATACAGCAACCAACAATTCGTACAACAACATTGGTTTCGGATTAGCTGCTAAAGCCGGGCCAGTGCAATTTTATGCCATAAGCGATAATGTTATGGCAGCCATTAAACCAAATAGTGCACAAGTAGCCAATTTCCGATTCGGAATTAACTTTCTGTTTGGCTGTAAAGACAAAACGGTTCTTAGAAATTCATGCTCTTTCGAGGATGAATTAAAAAAAGAAAGAAAACGTAAAAAAAGGCCTTTAAAAAAATAA
- a CDS encoding DUF3352 domain-containing protein, which translates to MLKKILTYFFIVLLLAITFLGFLYLQKQKEYKGIDPFSAIPVNSELIIQFESLEQLITKLENNTGTWKELSNFDKIAKINSNIQFIDSLVGKFNSEYSISLDRSFTMASHLQGKSDIEYLYILPINDYLEEKGILSSIKNWLAPNTELKEKTYQNTKLFTIPKVSKKGRELHFAFSKGLLIGSHSMLLLENSVRQLSTENSISKSKGFEQIRRTIGKNVDANIFMNLKTFPKQISFSLDKDHSKFIRNYTNLANWTELDLSFRNRIVLLNGFTYSDPQQGNLMNLFLQQEPVKMEMESILPSQVSMLAILGINDPLLHKGKYRKYLDQMGKLSDYQKNINDLKSKTGEDIEEIIFSIIYKEVGLAFFESDPKKRFTLIRTKSASIAKEKMLKSVLGYAKKQKRTLDYYKRTYKLDSQTSFDIYRLPDEKIPEKLFGSFFTDASSAYFTFIDNYLVMGPNINYLSDFIKESVLGKTLDTNLSYQENKEFLSNKANFFFYTVTPKANRFISSFLNNELQTEIKNHKESVNKFQAIGLQLSANRNLIYNNLFIEYDPVLELAPQTDWESRLDTCFRHKPYLVKNHYTKENEIMIQDINKQLYLLNPEGRILWKKPLDSKVIGKIEQIDYFKNNKLQYLFATKNHLHLIDRNGNYVKNYPIRLKSDAVRGISIFDYDKNRNYRFFIPCKDQKVYAYSKEGKLISGWNPAKAENPITCEIQHFRVNNKDYIVYADKYRVYILNRRGAERVKLKQQFSKSENNPFYLEKANKRLVTTDSNGIIYYCYFNGKVESKSFTELSDAHYFIATDLNADGKNEYLFADYNFLKIYDASGNQKLEQKFDSGITYQPNVYKFSRRNIEIGICVENENKIYLIDTKGNNHSGFPLKGNTEFSIGFAKAGNHTFNLYVGDNRNFLLNYSVQ; encoded by the coding sequence ATGCTGAAAAAAATTCTCACCTATTTTTTCATTGTATTGCTGTTGGCAATCACCTTTTTAGGATTTCTTTATCTTCAAAAGCAAAAAGAATACAAAGGAATTGATCCTTTCTCGGCAATTCCGGTAAATTCCGAACTAATTATTCAATTCGAAAGTTTAGAACAATTAATTACTAAACTTGAAAACAACACAGGAACCTGGAAAGAGCTTAGTAATTTCGATAAAATCGCAAAAATAAACAGCAATATTCAATTTATAGACAGCCTTGTAGGCAAGTTTAACTCTGAGTACTCAATATCCTTAGATAGAAGTTTTACTATGGCTAGCCATTTACAGGGGAAAAGCGACATTGAGTATTTATACATTTTACCTATTAACGATTATCTGGAAGAAAAAGGCATTCTTAGTTCCATTAAAAATTGGCTTGCACCCAATACAGAACTAAAAGAAAAAACTTACCAGAATACAAAGCTGTTTACAATTCCCAAAGTATCAAAAAAAGGACGTGAATTACATTTTGCCTTTTCGAAAGGATTACTAATCGGAAGCCATTCTATGTTACTACTGGAAAACTCTGTTCGCCAGTTAAGTACCGAAAATTCCATTTCTAAATCGAAAGGATTTGAGCAAATCAGAAGAACAATTGGTAAAAATGTAGATGCCAATATCTTCATGAATCTTAAAACTTTTCCCAAGCAAATTTCCTTTTCGCTCGATAAAGATCATTCTAAATTTATTCGCAACTATACAAACTTGGCCAATTGGACCGAACTTGATTTAAGTTTTAGAAACCGAATTGTTTTGCTTAACGGATTTACTTACAGCGATCCGCAGCAAGGAAATTTAATGAATCTGTTTTTACAACAAGAGCCTGTAAAAATGGAAATGGAATCGATATTACCATCTCAGGTTAGCATGCTGGCAATATTAGGCATTAATGATCCTTTATTGCACAAAGGAAAATATCGTAAGTATCTCGATCAGATGGGAAAACTTTCGGATTACCAGAAAAACATAAACGATCTAAAAAGCAAAACCGGAGAAGATATCGAAGAAATTATTTTCTCTATCATTTATAAAGAAGTAGGATTGGCATTTTTCGAAAGCGACCCCAAAAAGAGATTTACACTTATCAGAACAAAAAGTGCAAGCATTGCCAAAGAGAAAATGCTAAAATCTGTTTTAGGATATGCAAAAAAACAAAAACGCACGCTAGACTATTACAAAAGAACCTATAAACTCGATTCTCAAACCTCTTTCGATATCTACCGTTTGCCCGACGAAAAAATACCCGAAAAACTATTTGGCAGCTTTTTTACCGATGCCTCATCGGCTTATTTTACCTTTATAGATAACTATTTGGTTATGGGACCAAATATCAATTACTTATCGGATTTTATTAAAGAATCAGTTTTAGGAAAAACGCTTGACACAAACCTAAGTTATCAGGAAAATAAAGAATTTTTATCCAATAAAGCCAATTTCTTTTTCTATACCGTTACTCCTAAAGCAAATCGATTTATATCGAGCTTTCTGAACAATGAATTACAAACAGAAATTAAAAATCACAAAGAAAGTGTAAACAAATTTCAGGCTATAGGATTACAGCTAAGTGCCAATCGTAATTTAATTTACAACAACCTGTTTATCGAATACGATCCGGTTTTAGAATTGGCACCTCAAACCGATTGGGAATCGCGATTGGATACCTGTTTCAGACACAAGCCCTATTTGGTAAAAAATCATTATACCAAAGAAAATGAAATTATGATTCAGGATATTAACAAACAGCTGTACCTTTTAAATCCCGAAGGAAGAATACTCTGGAAAAAACCACTAGATTCGAAAGTAATTGGTAAAATAGAACAGATCGATTATTTTAAAAATAACAAATTACAATATTTATTTGCCACCAAAAATCATTTGCATTTAATAGATCGAAATGGGAATTATGTGAAAAACTACCCCATTAGATTAAAATCGGATGCCGTTCGTGGAATTTCAATTTTCGACTACGATAAAAACCGCAATTACCGCTTTTTTATTCCCTGTAAAGATCAAAAAGTTTATGCCTATTCGAAAGAAGGTAAATTAATTAGTGGTTGGAATCCGGCAAAAGCAGAAAATCCAATTACCTGCGAAATTCAACATTTTAGAGTTAACAACAAAGACTATATTGTTTATGCCGATAAATATAGAGTGTACATTCTTAATCGCCGAGGAGCTGAAAGAGTAAAATTAAAACAACAATTTTCTAAATCGGAAAACAATCCTTTTTATCTTGAAAAAGCGAACAAACGACTGGTTACAACAGACAGCAATGGTATAATTTACTACTGCTATTTTAATGGTAAAGTCGAAAGCAAATCGTTTACCGAATTATCTGATGCACATTATTTTATCGCCACAGATTTAAATGCCGATGGTAAAAATGAATACCTGTTTGCCGATTATAATTTCCTAAAAATTTACGATGCCTCGGGCAATCAGAAATTGGAACAAAAATTCGATTCCGGCATTACTTACCAACCTAATGTTTATAAATTTTCGCGCCGAAATATAGAAATTGGTATTTGTGTCGAAAACGAAAATAAAATTTACCTAATTGATACAAAAGGTAACAATCACAGCGGATTTCCTCTTAAAGGCAACACCGAATTTTCAATTGGTTTTGCAAAAGCTGGCAATCATACTTTTAACCTGTATGTTGGAGATAACCGAAACTTCCTTTTAAATTATTCCGTACAATAA